A DNA window from Paramormyrops kingsleyae isolate MSU_618 chromosome 10, PKINGS_0.4, whole genome shotgun sequence contains the following coding sequences:
- the pcdh11 gene encoding protocadherin-11 X-linked isoform X3 produces MDLPCEVYLLVGLLICLALQSWAQEREYTVREELPENVRIGNLRKDLDLALDPDVKLSSPLQFKPVYKTGDVPLVRVEASSGDIFTTSNRIDREKLCSGVFTEKRCFYEIEVAVLPDEIFRLVKIRFQIEDINDNAPLFQSTVINISIPENTAINSRYPVPSALDPDVGINGIQHYELVKSVTEFGLDIIETPEGDKWPQLIVQQSLDREQKDTFVMKIKVEDGGTPPKSSTAILQVTISDVNDNQPVFKENDVEVHVPENAPVGTSVTQLHATDADLGSNAQIHFSFSNQISPATKQLFTIDSTTGLITIRQQLDREVTPVHKLIVLASDGSSTPSRATVTVNVTDINDNVPSIDTRYIMNPVNGTVLLSENAPLNTKIALITVTDRDADLNGKVTCYTDHDVPFRLKPVFDNQFLLETAAPLDYETTREYAIRIVASDSGKPPLNTSAMVLIKIKDENDNSPIFPQPEIQLSIPENNDPSTQLIKISATDADSGRNAEISYTLGPNPPEAFNIDRRSGILSVGKRLDREKQDKYSFTVVVRDSGLPPLQNNVTVKVIVQDVNDNSPAFTHPEYNFYVPENLPLHGTVGLITVTDADAGDNAVVTLSILNGKDNFIIDPKTGVIKPNITFDREQQSSYSFVVKAVDGGRPQCVSFAKVTINVVDVNDNRPVFVIPSSNYSYDLVQSTTSPGSVVTRVFAIDNDTGMNAELQYSIIGGSPKGLFAIDKTTGNITLQEKIVPADQGLHRLVVKVKDLGQPESLYAISLVHLFVNETVSNATFIQEQLRKSLETPLDRNVGDNEVTPHANSYIIVVIAIIAGTMTVILVIFVTALVRCRQTPRHKVVQKAKQSGEWVSPNQENRQTKKKKKKKKRSPKSLLLNFVTIEESKPDDPSHEHINGTLDLPVELEEQTMGKYNWATTPTTFKPDSPDLAKHYKSASPQPTFQIKPETPVAPKKHHVIQDLPLDNTFVVGCDSLSKCSSNSSDPYSVSECSCQGSFKNPGQIHTRQIISTRESITASPPNTDLKPLLPK; encoded by the exons ATGGACTTACCGTGTGAGGTATATCTGCTGGTGGGTTTGCTCATCTGCCTGGCCTTGCAGTCCTGGGCACAGGAGAGGGAATATACAGTTCGAGAGGAGTTGCCGGAGAATGTGCGGATCGGGAACCTTCGCAAAGACCTGGACCTGGCCCTCGACCCAGATGTCAAGCTCTCCTCACCCTTGCAGTTCAAGCCCGTTTACAAGACTGGGGACGTACCTTTAGTGAGAGTGGAGGCGAGCTCTGGGGACATCTTCACCACCTCCAACCGCATCGACCGTGAGAAGCTCTGCTCTGGCGTCTTCACTGAAAAGCGCTGCTTCTATGAAATCGAGGTGGCTGTGCTGCCCGATGAGATTTTCCGCCTCGTCAAGATCCGCTTTCAGATAGAGGACATCAATGATAATGCCCCACTCTTCCAGTCCACGGTCATCAACATTTCCATCCCAGAGAACACAGCCATTAACTCCCGTTACCCTGTGCCCTCTGCTTTGGACCCAGATGTGGGAATCAATGGGATTCAACACTACGAGCTTGTAAAG aGCGTGACTGAATTTGGGCTTGACATCATCGAGACTCCAGAAGGTGACAAGTGGCCTCAGCTTATTGTTCAACAGAGCCTTGACCGTGAGCAGAAGGACACGTTTGTGATGAAGATCAAAGTAGAAGATGGAGGGACTCCCCCCAAGTCCAGCACAGCCATTCTGCAGGTCACCATTTCAGACGTGAATGACAACCAACCGGTGTTTAAGGAGAATGACGTGGAAGTGCATGTCCCAGAGAATGCTCCAGTTGGCACTTCTGTCACTCAGCTCCACGCCACAGATGCTGACTTGGGATCCAATGCACAGATCCACTTCTCCTTCAGCAATCAGATCTCTCCTGCCACCAAACAGCTCTTTACCATTGACAGCACTACTGGACTGATCACGATAAGGCAGCAGTTGGACAGGGAGGTGACTCCAGTTCACAAGCTCATTGTGCTAGCGAGCGACGGCAGCTCCACCCCTTCCAGAGCCACAGTGACAGTCAATGTCACAGACATTAATGACAACGTCCCATCCATTGACACACGCTATATAATGAACCCTGTCAACGGCACTGTGTTGTTGTCAGAAAATGCTCCTCTTAACACTAAAATAGCTCTAATTACAGTGACAGACAGGGATGCTGATCTGAATGGAAAAGTGACATGCTATACCGACCATGATGTCCCATTTAGGCTGAAGCCTGTTTTTGACAACCAGTTCCTATTAGAAACTGCAGCTCCTCTCGATTATGAGACGACAAGGGAGTATGCCATCAGGATAGTGGCCTCGGATTCTGGAAAACCTCCTTTAAACACCTCGGCTATGGTCCTAATAAAAATCAAGGACGAAAATGACAATTCGCCCATCTTTCCTCAGCCTGAAATCCAACTCTCCATTCCAGAAAACAATGACCCCTCTACGCAGCTCATAAAAATCAGTGCCACCGACGCAGATAGTGGCCGCAATGCAGAGATTTCTTATACGCTGGGTCCCAATCCACCTGAGGCTTTTAACATTGATCGGCGATCAGGTATCCTTTCCGTTGGGAAAAGACTGGATAGGGAAAAGCAGGACAAGTACTCCTTCACTGTTGTGGTGAGGGACAGCGGCTTGCCACCTCTTCAGAACAATGTCACCGTGAAAGTCATAGTGCAAGACGTTAATGACAATAGTCCAGCCTTCACGCACCCAGAGTATAACTTTTATGTGCCTGAAAACCTGCCCTTACATGGAACAGTAGGCTTGATCACAGTCACAGATGCAGATGCTGGTGATAATGCTGTggtcacactgtccatattgaATGGCAAGGATAACTTTATCATTGACCCAAAAACTGGTGTAATCAAACCAAACATTACATTTGACAGGGAACAGCAAAGCTCCTACAGCTTTGTGGTGAAGGCAGTGGATGGAGGTCGACCGCAATGTGTCTCGTTTGCTAAAGTCACCATCAATGTTGTAGATGTAAATGACAACCGGCCAGTTTTTGTTATCCCCTCATCAAACTACTCATATGACCTCGTTCAGTCTACAACCAGCCCTGGGTCTGTGGTGACAAGAGTCTTTGCCATAGACAATGACACAGGAATGAATGCAGAGCTTCAGTACAGTATTATTGGGGGATCTCCAAAGGGCCTGTTTGCCATTGACAAAACAACTGGAAACATTACTTTGCAAGAAAAGATTGTCCCGGCTGATCAGGGCCTTCACAGACTGGTGGTTAAGGTCAAGGACCTGGGGCAGCCAGAGTCCTTGTATGCCATTTCCCTGGTCCATTTATTTGTGAATGAAACAGTGTCCAATGCCACCTTCATTCAAGAGCAACTGCGCAAGAGTCTTGAGACCCCTTTAGATCGCAATGTCGGTGACAATGAGGTTACACCTCATGCTAACAGCTACATTATTGTCGTCATCGCTATCATTGCAGGCACGATGACGgtcatcttggtcatttttGTGACTGCTCTGGTGCGCTGCCGTCAGACGCCAAGACACAAGGTGGTTCAGAAGGCCAAGCAGAGTGGCGAGTGGGTGTCACCCAATCAAGAGAATCGTCAAacgaaaaagaagaagaagaaaaagaagaggtCTCCAAAGAGCCTCCTGCTGAACTTTGTCACGATTGAAGAATCAAAGCCAGATGATCCTTCCCATGAGCACATAAATGGAACCTTGGACCTCCCAGTAGAGCTGGAGGAGCAGACCATGGGAAAATACAATTGGGCCACCACACCAACCACCTTTAAACCTGACAGCCCAGACTTGGCGAAGCACTACAAGTCTGCATCCCCTCAACCAACTTTCCAAATTAAACCAGAGACCCCCGTCGCTCCCAAGAAACATCACGTCATTCAGGATCTCCCGCTGGACAACACCTTTGTAGTGGGCTGTGACTCCCTCTCAAAGTGCTCCTCCAACAGCTCTGACCCTTACAGCGTTTCAGAGTGCAGCTGTCAGGGAAGTTTCAAGAATCCTGGGCAGATCCACACCCGCCAg
- the pcdh11 gene encoding protocadherin-11 X-linked isoform X4 yields the protein MDLPCEVYLLVGLLICLALQSWAQEREYTVREELPENVRIGNLRKDLDLALDPDVKLSSPLQFKPVYKTGDVPLVRVEASSGDIFTTSNRIDREKLCSGVFTEKRCFYEIEVAVLPDEIFRLVKIRFQIEDINDNAPLFQSTVINISIPENTAINSRYPVPSALDPDVGINGIQHYELVKSVTEFGLDIIETPEGDKWPQLIVQQSLDREQKDTFVMKIKVEDGGTPPKSSTAILQVTISDVNDNQPVFKENDVEVHVPENAPVGTSVTQLHATDADLGSNAQIHFSFSNQISPATKQLFTIDSTTGLITIRQQLDREVTPVHKLIVLASDGSSTPSRATVTVNVTDINDNVPSIDTRYIMNPVNGTVLLSENAPLNTKIALITVTDRDADLNGKVTCYTDHDVPFRLKPVFDNQFLLETAAPLDYETTREYAIRIVASDSGKPPLNTSAMVLIKIKDENDNSPIFPQPEIQLSIPENNDPSTQLIKISATDADSGRNAEISYTLGPNPPEAFNIDRRSGILSVGKRLDREKQDKYSFTVVVRDSGLPPLQNNVTVKVIVQDVNDNSPAFTHPEYNFYVPENLPLHGTVGLITVTDADAGDNAVVTLSILNGKDNFIIDPKTGVIKPNITFDREQQSSYSFVVKAVDGGRPQCVSFAKVTINVVDVNDNRPVFVIPSSNYSYDLVQSTTSPGSVVTRVFAIDNDTGMNAELQYSIIGGSPKGLFAIDKTTGNITLQEKIVPADQGLHRLVVKVKDLGQPESLYAISLVHLFVNETVSNATFIQEQLRKSLETPLDRNVGDNEVTPHANSYIIVVIAIIAGTMTVILVIFVTALVRCRQTPRHKVVQKAKQSGEWVSPNQENRQTKKKKKKKKRSPKSLLLNFVTIEESKPDDPSHEHINGTLDLPVELEEQTMGKYNWATTPTTFKPDSPDLAKHYKSASPQPTFQIKPETPVAPKKHHVIQDLPLDNTFVVGCDSLSKCSSNSSDPYSVSECSCQGSFKNPGQIHTRQPLTT from the exons ATGGACTTACCGTGTGAGGTATATCTGCTGGTGGGTTTGCTCATCTGCCTGGCCTTGCAGTCCTGGGCACAGGAGAGGGAATATACAGTTCGAGAGGAGTTGCCGGAGAATGTGCGGATCGGGAACCTTCGCAAAGACCTGGACCTGGCCCTCGACCCAGATGTCAAGCTCTCCTCACCCTTGCAGTTCAAGCCCGTTTACAAGACTGGGGACGTACCTTTAGTGAGAGTGGAGGCGAGCTCTGGGGACATCTTCACCACCTCCAACCGCATCGACCGTGAGAAGCTCTGCTCTGGCGTCTTCACTGAAAAGCGCTGCTTCTATGAAATCGAGGTGGCTGTGCTGCCCGATGAGATTTTCCGCCTCGTCAAGATCCGCTTTCAGATAGAGGACATCAATGATAATGCCCCACTCTTCCAGTCCACGGTCATCAACATTTCCATCCCAGAGAACACAGCCATTAACTCCCGTTACCCTGTGCCCTCTGCTTTGGACCCAGATGTGGGAATCAATGGGATTCAACACTACGAGCTTGTAAAG aGCGTGACTGAATTTGGGCTTGACATCATCGAGACTCCAGAAGGTGACAAGTGGCCTCAGCTTATTGTTCAACAGAGCCTTGACCGTGAGCAGAAGGACACGTTTGTGATGAAGATCAAAGTAGAAGATGGAGGGACTCCCCCCAAGTCCAGCACAGCCATTCTGCAGGTCACCATTTCAGACGTGAATGACAACCAACCGGTGTTTAAGGAGAATGACGTGGAAGTGCATGTCCCAGAGAATGCTCCAGTTGGCACTTCTGTCACTCAGCTCCACGCCACAGATGCTGACTTGGGATCCAATGCACAGATCCACTTCTCCTTCAGCAATCAGATCTCTCCTGCCACCAAACAGCTCTTTACCATTGACAGCACTACTGGACTGATCACGATAAGGCAGCAGTTGGACAGGGAGGTGACTCCAGTTCACAAGCTCATTGTGCTAGCGAGCGACGGCAGCTCCACCCCTTCCAGAGCCACAGTGACAGTCAATGTCACAGACATTAATGACAACGTCCCATCCATTGACACACGCTATATAATGAACCCTGTCAACGGCACTGTGTTGTTGTCAGAAAATGCTCCTCTTAACACTAAAATAGCTCTAATTACAGTGACAGACAGGGATGCTGATCTGAATGGAAAAGTGACATGCTATACCGACCATGATGTCCCATTTAGGCTGAAGCCTGTTTTTGACAACCAGTTCCTATTAGAAACTGCAGCTCCTCTCGATTATGAGACGACAAGGGAGTATGCCATCAGGATAGTGGCCTCGGATTCTGGAAAACCTCCTTTAAACACCTCGGCTATGGTCCTAATAAAAATCAAGGACGAAAATGACAATTCGCCCATCTTTCCTCAGCCTGAAATCCAACTCTCCATTCCAGAAAACAATGACCCCTCTACGCAGCTCATAAAAATCAGTGCCACCGACGCAGATAGTGGCCGCAATGCAGAGATTTCTTATACGCTGGGTCCCAATCCACCTGAGGCTTTTAACATTGATCGGCGATCAGGTATCCTTTCCGTTGGGAAAAGACTGGATAGGGAAAAGCAGGACAAGTACTCCTTCACTGTTGTGGTGAGGGACAGCGGCTTGCCACCTCTTCAGAACAATGTCACCGTGAAAGTCATAGTGCAAGACGTTAATGACAATAGTCCAGCCTTCACGCACCCAGAGTATAACTTTTATGTGCCTGAAAACCTGCCCTTACATGGAACAGTAGGCTTGATCACAGTCACAGATGCAGATGCTGGTGATAATGCTGTggtcacactgtccatattgaATGGCAAGGATAACTTTATCATTGACCCAAAAACTGGTGTAATCAAACCAAACATTACATTTGACAGGGAACAGCAAAGCTCCTACAGCTTTGTGGTGAAGGCAGTGGATGGAGGTCGACCGCAATGTGTCTCGTTTGCTAAAGTCACCATCAATGTTGTAGATGTAAATGACAACCGGCCAGTTTTTGTTATCCCCTCATCAAACTACTCATATGACCTCGTTCAGTCTACAACCAGCCCTGGGTCTGTGGTGACAAGAGTCTTTGCCATAGACAATGACACAGGAATGAATGCAGAGCTTCAGTACAGTATTATTGGGGGATCTCCAAAGGGCCTGTTTGCCATTGACAAAACAACTGGAAACATTACTTTGCAAGAAAAGATTGTCCCGGCTGATCAGGGCCTTCACAGACTGGTGGTTAAGGTCAAGGACCTGGGGCAGCCAGAGTCCTTGTATGCCATTTCCCTGGTCCATTTATTTGTGAATGAAACAGTGTCCAATGCCACCTTCATTCAAGAGCAACTGCGCAAGAGTCTTGAGACCCCTTTAGATCGCAATGTCGGTGACAATGAGGTTACACCTCATGCTAACAGCTACATTATTGTCGTCATCGCTATCATTGCAGGCACGATGACGgtcatcttggtcatttttGTGACTGCTCTGGTGCGCTGCCGTCAGACGCCAAGACACAAGGTGGTTCAGAAGGCCAAGCAGAGTGGCGAGTGGGTGTCACCCAATCAAGAGAATCGTCAAacgaaaaagaagaagaagaaaaagaagaggtCTCCAAAGAGCCTCCTGCTGAACTTTGTCACGATTGAAGAATCAAAGCCAGATGATCCTTCCCATGAGCACATAAATGGAACCTTGGACCTCCCAGTAGAGCTGGAGGAGCAGACCATGGGAAAATACAATTGGGCCACCACACCAACCACCTTTAAACCTGACAGCCCAGACTTGGCGAAGCACTACAAGTCTGCATCCCCTCAACCAACTTTCCAAATTAAACCAGAGACCCCCGTCGCTCCCAAGAAACATCACGTCATTCAGGATCTCCCGCTGGACAACACCTTTGTAGTGGGCTGTGACTCCCTCTCAAAGTGCTCCTCCAACAGCTCTGACCCTTACAGCGTTTCAGAGTGCAGCTGTCAGGGAAGTTTCAAGAATCCTGGGCAGATCCACACCCGCCAg
- the pcdh11 gene encoding protocadherin-11 X-linked isoform X2, which produces MDLPCEVYLLVGLLICLALQSWAQEREYTVREELPENVRIGNLRKDLDLALDPDVKLSSPLQFKPVYKTGDVPLVRVEASSGDIFTTSNRIDREKLCSGVFTEKRCFYEIEVAVLPDEIFRLVKIRFQIEDINDNAPLFQSTVINISIPENTAINSRYPVPSALDPDVGINGIQHYELVKSVTEFGLDIIETPEGDKWPQLIVQQSLDREQKDTFVMKIKVEDGGTPPKSSTAILQVTISDVNDNQPVFKENDVEVHVPENAPVGTSVTQLHATDADLGSNAQIHFSFSNQISPATKQLFTIDSTTGLITIRQQLDREVTPVHKLIVLASDGSSTPSRATVTVNVTDINDNVPSIDTRYIMNPVNGTVLLSENAPLNTKIALITVTDRDADLNGKVTCYTDHDVPFRLKPVFDNQFLLETAAPLDYETTREYAIRIVASDSGKPPLNTSAMVLIKIKDENDNSPIFPQPEIQLSIPENNDPSTQLIKISATDADSGRNAEISYTLGPNPPEAFNIDRRSGILSVGKRLDREKQDKYSFTVVVRDSGLPPLQNNVTVKVIVQDVNDNSPAFTHPEYNFYVPENLPLHGTVGLITVTDADAGDNAVVTLSILNGKDNFIIDPKTGVIKPNITFDREQQSSYSFVVKAVDGGRPQCVSFAKVTINVVDVNDNRPVFVIPSSNYSYDLVQSTTSPGSVVTRVFAIDNDTGMNAELQYSIIGGSPKGLFAIDKTTGNITLQEKIVPADQGLHRLVVKVKDLGQPESLYAISLVHLFVNETVSNATFIQEQLRKSLETPLDRNVGDNEVTPHANSYIIVVIAIIAGTMTVILVIFVTALVRCRQTPRHKVVQKAKQSGEWVSPNQENRQTKKKKKKKKRSPKSLLLNFVTIEESKPDDPSHEHINGTLDLPVELEEQTMGKYNWATTPTTFKPDSPDLAKHYKSASPQPTFQIKPETPVAPKKHHVIQDLPLDNTFVVGCDSLSKCSSNSSDPYSVSECSCQGSFKNPGQIHTRQETALKPPFYGTLCGPGTARAHRIKINL; this is translated from the exons ATGGACTTACCGTGTGAGGTATATCTGCTGGTGGGTTTGCTCATCTGCCTGGCCTTGCAGTCCTGGGCACAGGAGAGGGAATATACAGTTCGAGAGGAGTTGCCGGAGAATGTGCGGATCGGGAACCTTCGCAAAGACCTGGACCTGGCCCTCGACCCAGATGTCAAGCTCTCCTCACCCTTGCAGTTCAAGCCCGTTTACAAGACTGGGGACGTACCTTTAGTGAGAGTGGAGGCGAGCTCTGGGGACATCTTCACCACCTCCAACCGCATCGACCGTGAGAAGCTCTGCTCTGGCGTCTTCACTGAAAAGCGCTGCTTCTATGAAATCGAGGTGGCTGTGCTGCCCGATGAGATTTTCCGCCTCGTCAAGATCCGCTTTCAGATAGAGGACATCAATGATAATGCCCCACTCTTCCAGTCCACGGTCATCAACATTTCCATCCCAGAGAACACAGCCATTAACTCCCGTTACCCTGTGCCCTCTGCTTTGGACCCAGATGTGGGAATCAATGGGATTCAACACTACGAGCTTGTAAAG aGCGTGACTGAATTTGGGCTTGACATCATCGAGACTCCAGAAGGTGACAAGTGGCCTCAGCTTATTGTTCAACAGAGCCTTGACCGTGAGCAGAAGGACACGTTTGTGATGAAGATCAAAGTAGAAGATGGAGGGACTCCCCCCAAGTCCAGCACAGCCATTCTGCAGGTCACCATTTCAGACGTGAATGACAACCAACCGGTGTTTAAGGAGAATGACGTGGAAGTGCATGTCCCAGAGAATGCTCCAGTTGGCACTTCTGTCACTCAGCTCCACGCCACAGATGCTGACTTGGGATCCAATGCACAGATCCACTTCTCCTTCAGCAATCAGATCTCTCCTGCCACCAAACAGCTCTTTACCATTGACAGCACTACTGGACTGATCACGATAAGGCAGCAGTTGGACAGGGAGGTGACTCCAGTTCACAAGCTCATTGTGCTAGCGAGCGACGGCAGCTCCACCCCTTCCAGAGCCACAGTGACAGTCAATGTCACAGACATTAATGACAACGTCCCATCCATTGACACACGCTATATAATGAACCCTGTCAACGGCACTGTGTTGTTGTCAGAAAATGCTCCTCTTAACACTAAAATAGCTCTAATTACAGTGACAGACAGGGATGCTGATCTGAATGGAAAAGTGACATGCTATACCGACCATGATGTCCCATTTAGGCTGAAGCCTGTTTTTGACAACCAGTTCCTATTAGAAACTGCAGCTCCTCTCGATTATGAGACGACAAGGGAGTATGCCATCAGGATAGTGGCCTCGGATTCTGGAAAACCTCCTTTAAACACCTCGGCTATGGTCCTAATAAAAATCAAGGACGAAAATGACAATTCGCCCATCTTTCCTCAGCCTGAAATCCAACTCTCCATTCCAGAAAACAATGACCCCTCTACGCAGCTCATAAAAATCAGTGCCACCGACGCAGATAGTGGCCGCAATGCAGAGATTTCTTATACGCTGGGTCCCAATCCACCTGAGGCTTTTAACATTGATCGGCGATCAGGTATCCTTTCCGTTGGGAAAAGACTGGATAGGGAAAAGCAGGACAAGTACTCCTTCACTGTTGTGGTGAGGGACAGCGGCTTGCCACCTCTTCAGAACAATGTCACCGTGAAAGTCATAGTGCAAGACGTTAATGACAATAGTCCAGCCTTCACGCACCCAGAGTATAACTTTTATGTGCCTGAAAACCTGCCCTTACATGGAACAGTAGGCTTGATCACAGTCACAGATGCAGATGCTGGTGATAATGCTGTggtcacactgtccatattgaATGGCAAGGATAACTTTATCATTGACCCAAAAACTGGTGTAATCAAACCAAACATTACATTTGACAGGGAACAGCAAAGCTCCTACAGCTTTGTGGTGAAGGCAGTGGATGGAGGTCGACCGCAATGTGTCTCGTTTGCTAAAGTCACCATCAATGTTGTAGATGTAAATGACAACCGGCCAGTTTTTGTTATCCCCTCATCAAACTACTCATATGACCTCGTTCAGTCTACAACCAGCCCTGGGTCTGTGGTGACAAGAGTCTTTGCCATAGACAATGACACAGGAATGAATGCAGAGCTTCAGTACAGTATTATTGGGGGATCTCCAAAGGGCCTGTTTGCCATTGACAAAACAACTGGAAACATTACTTTGCAAGAAAAGATTGTCCCGGCTGATCAGGGCCTTCACAGACTGGTGGTTAAGGTCAAGGACCTGGGGCAGCCAGAGTCCTTGTATGCCATTTCCCTGGTCCATTTATTTGTGAATGAAACAGTGTCCAATGCCACCTTCATTCAAGAGCAACTGCGCAAGAGTCTTGAGACCCCTTTAGATCGCAATGTCGGTGACAATGAGGTTACACCTCATGCTAACAGCTACATTATTGTCGTCATCGCTATCATTGCAGGCACGATGACGgtcatcttggtcatttttGTGACTGCTCTGGTGCGCTGCCGTCAGACGCCAAGACACAAGGTGGTTCAGAAGGCCAAGCAGAGTGGCGAGTGGGTGTCACCCAATCAAGAGAATCGTCAAacgaaaaagaagaagaagaaaaagaagaggtCTCCAAAGAGCCTCCTGCTGAACTTTGTCACGATTGAAGAATCAAAGCCAGATGATCCTTCCCATGAGCACATAAATGGAACCTTGGACCTCCCAGTAGAGCTGGAGGAGCAGACCATGGGAAAATACAATTGGGCCACCACACCAACCACCTTTAAACCTGACAGCCCAGACTTGGCGAAGCACTACAAGTCTGCATCCCCTCAACCAACTTTCCAAATTAAACCAGAGACCCCCGTCGCTCCCAAGAAACATCACGTCATTCAGGATCTCCCGCTGGACAACACCTTTGTAGTGGGCTGTGACTCCCTCTCAAAGTGCTCCTCCAACAGCTCTGACCCTTACAGCGTTTCAGAGTGCAGCTGTCAGGGAAGTTTCAAGAATCCTGGGCAGATCCACACCCGCCAg